A region of Actinomycetota bacterium DNA encodes the following proteins:
- a CDS encoding phosphodiester glycosidase family protein, translated as MRTPRSYFALMLVALVALVVLPAAPAPADPATNELGPVAVAPGVTFTRMKWVNNGNTSRPLVLTIAPFGNDATIDVASASTKILMSAKVSKMGTDHNAWGAINGDFGIKRPDHVFIEDGKMWGSGLQNGGTIFGFRKDEASGYIGVPKTRLSYKSGTTIVDVKRWNSGKPGAGEIVAYSPEGGLQERPPTNACSVLLTAPGNHGWTSGKKLITRTYTVNKRKCSETQAMAAPSGQQIVLSAKRRGAGKKALAALPIGGTIALRWGTAAVGAADVIGGRQHIVANGVPTDEVFCDPNVGDDLCDANPRAGVGMNADCKPGGDPAACRIYYVVVDGRQGTDWSQGLTLANFAKFMDEELGVAEAVNLDGGGSATMWVRKANLPAGACQNVDGDITTIGCVVNRPSTNGSYIVERGSENAFLVKPPPDAFPAAEPSGL; from the coding sequence ATGCGTACCCCCCGTTCATACTTCGCGCTCATGCTCGTCGCCCTGGTGGCGCTGGTCGTCCTCCCCGCAGCGCCCGCCCCGGCCGATCCCGCTACGAACGAGCTCGGCCCCGTGGCGGTCGCGCCGGGCGTCACGTTCACCCGCATGAAGTGGGTGAACAACGGCAACACCAGCCGCCCGCTCGTTCTGACGATCGCGCCCTTCGGGAACGATGCGACGATCGACGTCGCCTCCGCGAGCACCAAGATCCTGATGAGCGCGAAGGTTTCGAAGATGGGGACCGACCACAACGCCTGGGGTGCGATCAACGGCGACTTCGGCATCAAGCGCCCCGATCACGTCTTCATCGAGGACGGCAAGATGTGGGGCAGCGGCCTGCAGAACGGCGGCACGATCTTCGGATTCCGTAAGGACGAGGCGAGCGGCTACATCGGCGTCCCGAAGACGCGGCTGTCGTACAAGAGCGGGACCACGATCGTCGACGTGAAGCGATGGAACAGCGGCAAGCCCGGCGCCGGGGAGATCGTCGCCTACTCCCCCGAGGGCGGTCTCCAGGAGCGGCCCCCGACGAACGCGTGCTCGGTCCTGCTGACGGCTCCGGGCAACCACGGGTGGACATCGGGGAAGAAGCTGATCACGCGAACCTACACCGTGAACAAGCGCAAGTGCAGCGAGACGCAGGCGATGGCGGCCCCGTCGGGACAGCAGATCGTCCTGTCGGCCAAGCGCCGCGGCGCCGGCAAGAAGGCCCTCGCCGCGCTGCCGATCGGCGGCACGATCGCCCTGCGCTGGGGAACCGCCGCCGTCGGCGCGGCCGACGTGATCGGCGGCCGCCAGCACATCGTGGCCAACGGAGTGCCGACCGACGAGGTGTTCTGCGACCCCAACGTCGGGGACGACCTGTGCGACGCCAACCCGCGGGCGGGCGTCGGCATGAACGCGGACTGCAAGCCGGGAGGGGACCCCGCCGCCTGCCGCATCTACTACGTCGTCGTCGACGGGCGACAGGGCACCGATTGGTCCCAGGGACTGACGCTCGCGAACTTCGCGAAGTTCATGGACGAGGAGCTCGGGGTCGCCGAGGCCGTCAACCTCGACGGCGGTGGCTCGGCGACGATGTGGGTGCGCAAGGCGAACCTGCCCGCCGGCGCCTGCCAGAACGTGGACGGGGACATCACGACGATCGGCTGCGTCGTGAACCGGCCCAGCACGAACGGCTCGTACATCGTCGAGCGCGGCAGCGAGAACGCGTTCCTCGTGAAGCCCCCGCCCGACGCCTTCCCCGCCGCCGAACCCTCCGGGCTCTGA
- a CDS encoding TIGR01777 family oxidoreductase, which translates to MDVALTGSSGLLGTALAPALERDGHRVVRLVRPETEARGGDTLAWDPDAGTIDAAGLEGIAAVIHLAGVSIGDTRWSAKGKRAIKESRVRGTALIARTLAGLQRPPSSLLSASASGAYGDRGDEVITESTPPGTGFRAEVCAAWEAAAEPVAEAGIRLALLRSSVVLSTEGGLLPYQVLQFKALGGGRFGSGRQWTSWISIHDEVAAIVHVLERNALAGPINVTAPNPVTNREYATVLGRVLRRPSFWWIPSPALELVAGRQRAREVLLSSERIVPRRLLDDGFVFRHPHLEPALRELLR; encoded by the coding sequence GTGGACGTCGCTCTGACCGGGTCCAGCGGTCTGCTCGGAACCGCGCTCGCGCCCGCGCTCGAGCGAGACGGACATCGGGTGGTGCGGCTGGTGCGGCCCGAGACCGAGGCGCGGGGGGGCGACACGCTCGCGTGGGATCCGGACGCCGGGACGATCGACGCCGCAGGGCTCGAGGGCATCGCGGCCGTGATCCATCTCGCCGGTGTCAGTATCGGCGATACGCGGTGGTCCGCGAAGGGCAAGCGAGCGATCAAGGAGAGTCGCGTCCGCGGAACCGCGCTGATCGCCCGCACGCTCGCGGGGCTGCAACGGCCGCCGTCGAGCCTGCTGAGCGCGTCGGCATCGGGTGCGTACGGTGATCGCGGGGACGAGGTCATCACCGAGTCCACCCCGCCGGGCACCGGGTTCCGGGCCGAGGTGTGCGCCGCGTGGGAGGCGGCGGCCGAGCCCGTGGCCGAGGCCGGCATCCGCCTCGCGCTGCTGCGCTCCAGCGTGGTGCTCAGCACCGAGGGTGGTCTCCTGCCGTACCAGGTGCTGCAGTTCAAGGCCTTGGGCGGAGGACGGTTCGGATCCGGCCGCCAGTGGACGAGCTGGATCTCGATCCACGACGAGGTTGCCGCGATCGTCCACGTTCTCGAGCGGAACGCGCTCGCCGGACCGATCAACGTCACCGCGCCGAACCCGGTCACGAACCGTGAGTACGCGACGGTGCTCGGCCGTGTGCTCCGCCGACCCTCGTTCTGGTGGATCCCGTCGCCTGCCCTGGAGCTCGTGGCCGGCCGCCAGCGGGCCCGTGAGGTGCTGTTGTCGAGCGAGCGGATCGTGCCGCGCCGGCTGCTGGACGACGGCTTCGTGTTCCGTCATCCGCACCTCGAGCCGGCGTTGCGGGAGCTCCTCCGCTAG
- a CDS encoding L,D-transpeptidase encodes MRGWVLRSWTFVAVLAVGAAIGAPLAGVAAGPEPRAENRAPAERLEVAEAGSPARTVSPVVPIEGSNNGRERRPKPEPHLFVRVPRDLALTSRPGGGRIVGTVPDGSRFYDVPTMAWVQQVSEDGRFGRLAVPYGNGDGWMRLDGLRRGTTWVEAHVDLSDRRLTLEKRDKVVFRTRSAIGASVSPTPPGRYFVTDRIPFDPGSSLGRFAFGISGIQPNLPPGWSGGDQLAIHGTNVPSSIGQAASAGCMRVSASALERLKPFLRLGTPVIVSR; translated from the coding sequence ATGCGGGGCTGGGTCCTCAGGAGCTGGACGTTCGTGGCGGTCCTCGCCGTCGGGGCGGCGATCGGCGCACCCCTGGCCGGCGTCGCCGCCGGTCCCGAGCCCCGCGCGGAGAACCGAGCGCCGGCCGAGCGGCTCGAGGTGGCCGAGGCCGGTTCCCCGGCGCGGACGGTCTCCCCGGTGGTCCCTATTGAGGGCTCGAACAACGGTCGCGAGCGCCGGCCGAAGCCCGAGCCACACCTGTTCGTTCGCGTCCCACGCGACCTCGCCCTGACGTCCCGGCCGGGCGGAGGACGTATCGTCGGCACCGTTCCCGACGGGTCGCGCTTCTACGACGTTCCCACGATGGCCTGGGTACAACAGGTGAGTGAGGACGGGCGCTTCGGCCGTCTCGCCGTTCCCTACGGGAACGGCGACGGATGGATGCGGCTCGACGGTCTGCGTCGCGGCACGACCTGGGTGGAGGCCCACGTCGACCTGTCCGATCGGCGCCTCACGCTCGAGAAACGAGACAAGGTCGTGTTCCGCACACGGAGCGCGATCGGTGCGTCGGTGTCACCCACGCCGCCGGGGCGCTACTTCGTCACCGACCGGATCCCGTTCGACCCCGGAAGCTCGCTCGGCCGTTTCGCGTTCGGGATCTCGGGCATCCAGCCCAACCTGCCCCCGGGATGGAGCGGTGGCGACCAGCTCGCGATCCACGGCACGAACGTTCCGAGCTCGATCGGGCAGGCGGCGAGCGCGGGGTGCATGCGGGTCTCGGCGTCCGCGCTCGAGCGGCTGAAGCCGTTCCTGCGCCTGGGCACACCGGTGATCGTCTCCCGGTAG
- a CDS encoding PPK2 family polyphosphate kinase produces the protein MKTQDLPARFRVDGGRNNILPGVDPGSTEGTNEKHARTVLPDLVGELGGLQERLWAEHERSLLVVLQGMDTSGKDGTVKHVLGAMSPGGIAVANFKRPTQDELAHDFLWRIRAELPGPGQVTVFNRSHYEDIVTVRVWGLAPESKWRPRFEQINAFEAELVAAGTAVVKLFLHISYDEQRKRLLARLDRPDKRWKFDHADLEARQRWTAFQNAYEEALSSCSSPEAPWYVIPADHKWYRNWLVATVLREELSRMDPRYPQPDLDLDALRRRLAPPN, from the coding sequence GTGAAGACCCAGGATCTGCCGGCCCGGTTCCGGGTCGATGGGGGCCGAAACAACATCCTGCCGGGCGTCGACCCGGGCTCGACCGAGGGCACGAACGAGAAGCATGCACGCACCGTCTTGCCGGATCTCGTGGGCGAGCTCGGCGGGCTGCAGGAACGCCTGTGGGCCGAGCACGAGCGGTCGCTGCTGGTCGTGCTCCAGGGGATGGACACCAGCGGCAAGGACGGCACCGTCAAGCATGTCCTCGGCGCGATGAGCCCCGGCGGGATCGCGGTCGCGAACTTCAAGAGGCCCACCCAGGACGAGCTCGCGCACGACTTCCTGTGGCGGATCCGCGCCGAGCTGCCGGGTCCGGGGCAGGTCACGGTCTTCAACCGGTCGCACTACGAGGACATCGTCACGGTGCGCGTGTGGGGCCTCGCACCGGAGAGCAAGTGGCGCCCACGGTTCGAGCAGATCAACGCGTTCGAGGCCGAGCTCGTCGCGGCAGGAACGGCGGTCGTGAAACTGTTCCTGCACATCTCCTACGACGAGCAGCGTAAGCGCCTGCTCGCGAGGCTGGACCGGCCGGACAAGCGATGGAAGTTCGACCACGCGGACCTCGAGGCGCGGCAGCGATGGACCGCGTTCCAGAACGCCTACGAGGAGGCGCTGTCGAGCTGTTCGAGCCCCGAGGCGCCCTGGTACGTGATCCCCGCCGACCACAAGTGGTACCGGAACTGGCTCGTCGCGACGGTGCTGCGGGAGGAGCTGTCGCGGATGGACCCGAGGTACCCGCAGCCCGACCTCGACCTCGACGCCCTCCGCCGGCGGCTTGCGCCCCCGAACTAG
- the sucC gene encoding ADP-forming succinate--CoA ligase subunit beta — protein MNIHEYQAKELLKAYGVPVPPGEVAYSGKAAVRVAEEIGGNRWVVKAQVHAGGRGKAGGVRLADTPADIRAFTDAMIGHRLVTVQTGEQGQLIQRVLIERATKIEREIYLGLVIDRVSQRIVVIASGEGGVDIEQIASEHPEKIHKEVVDPATGLLDFQCRKLAMAIGLQHRMSPFVKIVKQFYRLFRDKDVLQAEINPLVVTEDGDLIALDCKIGFDDNSLFRQGEVAELRDFDEEDPKEVEASGHDLNYIALDGDVGCIVNGAGLAMGTMDAIAHHGGRPANFLDVGGGASPEKIANAFRIVLKDPDVKVILVNIFAGINRCDWIATGVVQASKDQEIDVPVIVRLAGTNVEEGRKILDDSRMSLIQAADLDEAARKAVDAVATAGPRRAPAPEGAPA, from the coding sequence ATGAACATCCACGAGTACCAGGCGAAGGAGCTGCTGAAGGCCTACGGGGTTCCCGTGCCGCCCGGCGAGGTGGCCTACTCCGGCAAGGCCGCGGTTCGCGTGGCGGAGGAGATCGGCGGCAACCGCTGGGTCGTGAAGGCGCAGGTGCACGCGGGCGGGCGCGGCAAGGCCGGCGGGGTCCGGCTTGCCGACACGCCTGCCGACATCCGGGCGTTCACCGACGCGATGATCGGTCATCGCCTGGTGACCGTGCAGACCGGCGAGCAGGGCCAGCTGATCCAGCGCGTCCTGATCGAGCGGGCGACGAAGATCGAGCGCGAGATCTACCTCGGGCTCGTGATCGACCGCGTGAGCCAGCGGATCGTCGTGATCGCCTCCGGTGAGGGCGGCGTCGACATCGAACAGATCGCCTCCGAGCACCCGGAGAAGATCCACAAGGAGGTCGTCGACCCGGCGACCGGACTGCTCGACTTCCAGTGTCGCAAGCTCGCGATGGCGATCGGACTCCAGCACCGCATGAGCCCGTTCGTCAAGATCGTGAAGCAGTTCTACCGGCTGTTCCGCGACAAGGACGTCCTGCAGGCCGAGATCAATCCGCTCGTGGTGACCGAGGATGGCGACCTGATCGCGCTCGACTGCAAGATCGGGTTCGACGACAACTCGCTGTTCCGTCAGGGCGAGGTCGCGGAACTGCGTGACTTCGACGAGGAGGACCCGAAGGAGGTCGAGGCGAGCGGTCACGACCTCAACTACATCGCGCTCGACGGCGACGTGGGCTGCATCGTCAACGGCGCGGGCCTGGCGATGGGAACGATGGACGCGATCGCGCACCACGGCGGGCGTCCGGCGAACTTCCTCGACGTCGGCGGCGGCGCGAGCCCGGAGAAGATCGCGAACGCGTTCCGCATCGTGCTGAAGGACCCGGACGTGAAGGTGATCCTCGTGAACATCTTCGCGGGGATCAACCGATGCGACTGGATCGCGACCGGAGTCGTCCAGGCCTCCAAGGACCAGGAGATCGACGTGCCCGTGATCGTCCGTCTCGCGGGGACCAACGTCGAGGAGGGGCGGAAGATCCTCGACGACAGCAGGATGTCACTGATCCAGGCGGCCGACCTGGACGAGGCGGCCCGCAAGGCCGTCGACGCGGTCGCGACCGCCGGGCCCCGCCGCGCACCCGCCCCGGAAGGAGCACCGGCATGA
- a CDS encoding phosphodiester glycosidase family protein has product MRTPQRLLLVCLTFGVLAAGLSGGTAGAASTVVLVGPVTISPGVEFTRYDVVQSDGTKAKVHVLEIDPSTSATIDVGYSKPKLPGKDYLSSWGPAQGAVAAINGDYSTNDRPDHLYVQDGALWQTGPRKGSAFGMRQDESAAYAIDPKIRVSMETETHTSVIKRWNSGAPAKSEIAGYSPEGGSIEDPPGRACSARLAPVAGSFRWARARKGTLTNYTVQARRCRADPLPEKNKVVITSRRGPASLQAVIKALDKGETVTIRTAYGMPGTVDAIGGQPVLLREGTIPTFTSCTNNSTLYCKHNRTAVGFNQACAERTPGCRVYYVVVDSRLNGWSSGMNPSQLAQFFRDDLGAWGAVNLDGGGSSEMWVQANASYPAETCQFKSTATGCFVNRPVWTNQTPQERPVENGLLVKAGDDLYPTIEAVPLPP; this is encoded by the coding sequence ATGCGAACCCCCCAACGGCTCCTCCTGGTCTGCCTGACCTTCGGCGTCCTCGCTGCGGGCCTGTCGGGTGGCACAGCCGGCGCCGCGAGCACGGTGGTGCTGGTCGGCCCTGTCACGATCTCCCCGGGGGTCGAGTTCACTCGCTACGACGTCGTGCAGAGCGACGGGACGAAGGCCAAGGTCCACGTACTCGAGATCGACCCGTCGACCTCCGCCACGATCGACGTCGGCTACTCGAAACCCAAGCTCCCGGGCAAGGACTACCTGAGCTCCTGGGGTCCAGCACAAGGGGCGGTTGCCGCGATCAACGGGGACTACAGCACGAATGACCGCCCGGACCACCTCTACGTCCAAGACGGCGCCCTGTGGCAGACCGGACCTCGTAAAGGCTCGGCCTTCGGGATGCGACAGGACGAGTCGGCCGCCTACGCGATCGACCCGAAGATCCGCGTCTCGATGGAGACCGAAACCCACACCTCGGTGATCAAGCGGTGGAACAGCGGTGCCCCGGCGAAGTCGGAGATCGCCGGATATTCTCCGGAGGGCGGGTCGATCGAGGATCCGCCGGGCAGGGCGTGTTCCGCGCGACTGGCCCCCGTCGCCGGTTCGTTCCGCTGGGCGAGGGCCCGCAAGGGAACACTCACGAACTACACGGTTCAGGCCCGTCGGTGCAGGGCGGATCCGCTCCCGGAGAAGAACAAGGTCGTGATCACCTCGCGCCGAGGACCGGCGAGCCTGCAGGCCGTGATCAAGGCGCTCGACAAGGGTGAGACGGTCACGATCCGAACCGCGTACGGCATGCCCGGAACGGTCGACGCGATCGGCGGCCAGCCCGTCCTGCTGCGCGAGGGGACGATCCCGACGTTCACGTCGTGCACGAACAACAGCACCCTGTACTGCAAGCACAACCGGACCGCCGTCGGGTTCAACCAAGCATGCGCGGAGCGGACGCCTGGCTGCCGCGTGTACTACGTCGTCGTGGACTCACGCCTGAACGGCTGGTCGAGCGGTATGAACCCGTCGCAGCTCGCGCAGTTCTTCAGGGATGACCTCGGCGCTTGGGGCGCGGTGAATCTCGACGGCGGCGGTTCTTCGGAGATGTGGGTCCAGGCCAACGCCTCGTACCCCGCCGAGACCTGTCAGTTCAAGTCCACGGCGACCGGCTGCTTCGTGAACAGACCGGTCTGGACGAACCAGACGCCCCAGGAGCGCCCGGTCGAGAACGGCTTGTTGGTGAAGGCCGGGGACGATCTGTATCCGACCATCGAAGCCGTTCCCCTCCCCCCGTAG
- a CDS encoding M23 family metallopeptidase produces the protein MRGCVRVVALGLICILAVPGIDTALADQADVAETRLRRIEQRIDRHRTQRRIERRQFRVSTRRAAHATRRVRTRVVHARRVAMRAPVQAPVLEPRIRAAVRRRDELEAQRRGSRARLARHRAAVRRLRSTARTTSALLSRLRPIGICPVQAATAISDDFGAARWDDGHTHQHQGNDVAAAFGAPVVAPFDGVAAASRSDLGGLTVRVTGARGYVANAHLSRYGTLGSVRAGTVVGYVGTTGNAQGPHVHFEWHPGGGGAIDPHDALTQVCPG, from the coding sequence ATGCGTGGTTGTGTACGGGTAGTGGCGCTGGGGCTCATCTGCATCTTGGCGGTTCCGGGCATCGACACGGCCCTCGCCGATCAGGCGGACGTCGCCGAGACGCGACTGCGGCGGATCGAGCAGCGGATCGATCGGCACCGCACGCAGCGACGGATCGAGCGCAGGCAGTTCAGGGTGTCGACCCGGCGCGCCGCGCATGCCACGCGGCGGGTCCGCACGCGCGTCGTGCACGCCCGCAGGGTCGCGATGCGCGCACCCGTGCAGGCGCCGGTGCTCGAGCCGCGGATCCGAGCGGCCGTTCGGCGTCGAGACGAGCTCGAAGCGCAACGGCGAGGATCGCGGGCCCGCCTGGCGCGCCATCGCGCGGCGGTCCGGCGGCTCCGCTCCACGGCACGCACGACCTCCGCCCTTCTCTCACGCCTCCGGCCGATCGGGATCTGCCCCGTGCAGGCCGCGACGGCGATCTCCGACGACTTCGGAGCCGCACGCTGGGACGACGGGCACACGCATCAGCATCAGGGCAACGACGTCGCGGCCGCCTTCGGTGCGCCGGTGGTAGCACCCTTCGACGGGGTGGCGGCGGCGAGCCGGAGCGATCTGGGTGGCTTGACGGTGCGCGTGACGGGGGCCCGGGGATACGTCGCGAACGCGCACCTGTCGCGCTACGGCACCCTGGGCTCCGTGCGCGCGGGGACGGTCGTGGGCTACGTGGGAACGACCGGGAACGCGCAGGGGCCGCACGTTCACTTCGAATGGCATCCGGGCGGCGGCGGCGCGATCGACCCCCACGACGCGCTCACACAGGTCTGTCCGGGATAG
- a CDS encoding CoA ester lyase, whose amino-acid sequence MAVRDRLHRSELAVPASNTRAIEKAPTLGADVVFLDLEDAVAPDDKEQARANAIEGLNTLDWSGGAVSVRINGLDTHYCYRDIVEIVEQAGDKLDTLLIPKVGDPSDVEFVATMLDQIETAKGLRPINLHILIETALGMANVEAIAQARPDRLEAMVFGVADYAASVQARTTKIGGANPDYSVLTDPDEADARERHWGDQWHYAISRMTAACRAYGLRAIDGPFGDFEDPDGYRSAARRAAALGCEGKWAIHPKQVELANEVFSPSEDEVDRARRILDAMEEAAKQGKGAVSLDGRLIDAASTRMAENLIAKVEQLRAR is encoded by the coding sequence ATGGCCGTACGCGACCGACTGCACCGGAGCGAGCTCGCCGTCCCCGCGTCGAACACGCGGGCGATCGAGAAGGCTCCGACGCTGGGGGCCGACGTCGTCTTCCTCGACCTGGAGGACGCCGTCGCCCCCGACGACAAGGAGCAGGCGCGAGCGAACGCGATCGAGGGTCTGAACACGCTCGACTGGTCCGGCGGCGCCGTCTCGGTGCGGATCAACGGGCTCGATACCCACTACTGCTATCGCGACATCGTCGAGATCGTGGAACAGGCCGGCGACAAGCTCGACACGCTGCTGATCCCGAAGGTCGGAGACCCGAGCGACGTCGAGTTCGTCGCGACGATGCTCGACCAGATCGAGACCGCGAAGGGCCTGCGCCCGATCAACCTGCACATCCTGATCGAGACGGCGCTCGGGATGGCGAACGTCGAGGCGATCGCACAGGCCCGCCCCGACCGGCTCGAGGCGATGGTGTTCGGCGTCGCGGACTACGCGGCGTCGGTGCAGGCACGCACCACGAAGATCGGGGGCGCGAACCCCGACTACAGCGTGTTGACCGACCCGGACGAGGCCGATGCGCGCGAGCGGCACTGGGGCGACCAGTGGCACTACGCGATCAGCCGCATGACGGCCGCGTGCCGCGCGTACGGGCTGCGCGCGATCGACGGTCCGTTCGGCGACTTCGAAGACCCGGACGGGTATCGCTCCGCGGCCCGGCGGGCGGCGGCGCTCGGCTGCGAAGGCAAGTGGGCGATCCACCCGAAGCAGGTCGAGCTCGCGAACGAGGTGTTCTCGCCGAGCGAGGACGAGGTCGATCGCGCCCGGCGGATCCTCGACGCGATGGAGGAGGCCGCCAAGCAGGGCAAGGGCGCCGTGTCGCTCGACGGACGCCTGATCGACGCGGCCTCGACCCGCATGGCCGAGAACCTGATCGCGAAGGTCGAGCAGCTCCGGGCGCGATAG
- a CDS encoding PQQ-dependent sugar dehydrogenase, with product MGRRRIPVALLLTAAVVGTVLVAAAVPSSAGTPYGAKRVVRNLSGVSSFTFAPDGDIFFTERLTGKIRRWDSATKTKSLFATVPKLSSSQFNELGLLGIALHPDYPATPSVYVYATVVRDNAIRMQVLRYTDAGGSGTARRIVKEFDTTAGGGHVGGRILFGSDELLYVVIGERFDPTLAQNLALERGKVLRYDTETDPEGDLTPAGLDVFTSDADPENDAIVSFGHRNSFGLGFDPENGNLWQTENGPECNDELNLIVDVENPNYGWGPNGKCSTPPARPLNTNNSGPTPRILPEKYWRTTIAPTGIAFCDGCALDAGAEGAAFVGDFNTGTLRRVALDAGRDDIASITTAYRHTRQILSIERGIDGRLYFSDGRTIFRVRLGV from the coding sequence ATGGGTCGCCGCCGCATCCCCGTCGCGCTCCTGCTGACGGCGGCCGTCGTCGGCACGGTGCTCGTCGCGGCCGCCGTCCCGTCCTCGGCCGGGACGCCCTACGGGGCCAAGCGCGTCGTCAGGAACCTCTCGGGTGTCAGCTCCTTCACGTTCGCGCCCGACGGCGACATCTTCTTCACCGAGCGCCTCACGGGGAAGATCCGGCGCTGGGACTCCGCCACGAAGACCAAGTCGCTGTTCGCCACCGTCCCGAAGCTGTCGAGCAGCCAGTTCAACGAGCTCGGTCTCCTCGGGATCGCCCTGCACCCCGACTACCCCGCGACCCCGTCGGTCTACGTCTACGCGACGGTCGTGCGCGATAACGCGATCCGGATGCAGGTGCTGCGCTACACCGACGCGGGCGGCAGCGGGACCGCACGACGCATCGTCAAGGAGTTCGACACGACGGCCGGCGGCGGGCACGTGGGCGGCCGGATCCTCTTCGGCTCCGACGAGCTGCTGTACGTCGTGATCGGCGAGCGGTTCGACCCCACGCTCGCCCAGAACCTCGCCCTCGAGCGCGGGAAGGTGCTCCGATACGACACCGAGACCGACCCCGAGGGCGATCTCACTCCGGCGGGTCTCGACGTGTTCACGAGCGACGCGGATCCGGAGAACGACGCGATCGTGTCGTTCGGCCACCGGAACTCCTTCGGGCTCGGATTCGACCCCGAGAACGGGAACCTGTGGCAGACCGAGAACGGCCCCGAGTGCAACGACGAGCTGAACCTGATCGTCGACGTCGAGAACCCGAACTACGGGTGGGGGCCGAACGGGAAGTGCTCGACGCCTCCGGCCCGCCCGCTGAACACGAACAACAGCGGACCGACGCCGCGGATCCTTCCCGAGAAGTATTGGCGGACCACGATCGCCCCGACCGGGATCGCGTTCTGCGACGGATGCGCGCTCGACGCGGGCGCCGAGGGCGCCGCGTTCGTGGGTGACTTCAACACCGGCACCCTGCGACGGGTCGCGCTCGACGCCGGACGGGACGACATCGCCTCGATCACGACCGCCTACCGGCACACCCGGCAGATCCTCTCGATCGAACGCGGCATCGACGGCCGGCTGTACTTCTCCGACGGCAGGACGATCTTCCGCGTGCGCCTCGGGGTCTAA
- the sucD gene encoding succinate--CoA ligase subunit alpha, giving the protein MSVFVDKHSKVVIQGFTGQHATFHAQEAMEHGTQVVGGVTPGKGGTTHLGLPVFNSVAEAVRETGASVSGVFVPPQVAVDSLLEAIEAGIEIAVIIADGVPVQDMVRTKRYLTGRNTTIIGPNSPGIITPGECKVGIMPSHIYSKGRVGVVSRSGTLNYEAVSQMTKLGLGQSSCVGIGGDPVNGTDFKTVLQAFENDDDTDIVVMIGEIGGQQEVEAAAWAAQYMTKPLVCFIAGVSAPRGRRMGHAGAVISGDSDTAQAKLDAIEALGHHTVRNPAEIGETVAKAVAESGVGLGDGSRTGA; this is encoded by the coding sequence ATGAGCGTGTTCGTCGACAAGCACTCGAAGGTCGTGATCCAGGGCTTCACCGGCCAGCACGCGACGTTCCACGCGCAGGAGGCGATGGAGCACGGCACGCAGGTCGTCGGCGGCGTCACGCCCGGCAAAGGCGGCACCACCCACCTGGGGCTGCCGGTGTTTAACAGCGTTGCCGAAGCCGTCCGGGAGACCGGGGCCTCGGTGTCGGGGGTGTTCGTTCCTCCGCAGGTCGCGGTCGACTCGCTGCTCGAGGCGATCGAGGCCGGGATCGAGATCGCGGTCATCATCGCCGACGGCGTGCCGGTGCAGGACATGGTGCGCACCAAGCGCTATCTCACCGGCCGGAACACGACGATCATCGGCCCGAACTCCCCCGGGATCATCACGCCGGGCGAGTGCAAGGTCGGGATCATGCCCAGCCACATCTATTCCAAGGGGCGCGTCGGGGTCGTGTCGCGCTCGGGGACGCTGAACTACGAGGCCGTCTCGCAGATGACCAAGCTCGGACTCGGACAGTCGAGCTGCGTCGGCATCGGCGGCGACCCGGTCAACGGCACCGACTTCAAGACCGTGTTGCAGGCTTTCGAGAACGACGACGACACCGACATCGTCGTGATGATCGGCGAGATCGGTGGTCAGCAGGAGGTCGAGGCGGCTGCGTGGGCAGCGCAGTACATGACCAAACCGCTCGTCTGCTTCATCGCGGGCGTGTCGGCGCCGCGCGGTCGCCGCATGGGGCATGCGGGCGCCGTGATCTCCGGAGACTCCGACACCGCGCAGGCCAAGCTCGACGCGATCGAGGCCCTCGGCCACCACACGGTGCGCAACCCCGCCGAGATCGGTGAGACGGTCGCGAAGGCGGTCGCCGAGTCGGGGGTCGGGCTCGGCGACGGCTCCCGCACGGGTGCCTGA